In one window of Phormidium ambiguum IAM M-71 DNA:
- a CDS encoding photosystem II high light acclimation radical SAM protein: protein METRILYVRLPCNPIFPIGVVYLSDHVHKLFPGVEQRIFDLGTVPPLDFGSALDACVDEFQPNLLVFSWRDIQIYAPVGGRGGNPLQNAFEFYYAKNPLIKLRGALGGLRVTTAYYTELWRNLGLIKRGLRRAQRYNADARSIVGGGAVSVFYEQLGKSLPKGTIVSVGEGEALLEKLLRGQDISGEKCYVVGENAPREKLIHEAPANIEKTACNYDYIEKIWPEFPYYLQDKDFYIGVQTKRGCPHNCCYCVYTVIEGKQVRINPADEVVAEMRQLYDRGIRNFWFTDAQFIPARKFIDDAIELLQKIVDSGMKDIHWAAYIRADNLTPKLCDLMVKTGMNYFEIGITSGSQELVRKMRMGYNLRTVLQNCRDLKAAGFNDLVSVNYSFNVIDETPETIRQTIAYHRELERIFGAEKVEPAIFFIGLQPHTHLEEYAFENNILKPGYDPMSLMPWTAKKLLWNPEPLGSFFGEVCLQAWRQNPDDFGREVMRILEQRLGCADLETALTSPIERTEKPLVKV, encoded by the coding sequence ATGGAAACTCGTATACTCTATGTTCGCCTACCTTGTAATCCCATTTTTCCGATTGGGGTTGTTTACTTATCAGATCATGTCCACAAGCTTTTTCCTGGGGTGGAACAGCGGATATTTGATTTAGGAACAGTACCGCCTTTAGATTTTGGTTCAGCGTTGGATGCTTGTGTGGATGAGTTTCAGCCTAACTTGCTGGTATTTTCTTGGCGCGACATTCAAATTTATGCACCAGTGGGAGGTAGAGGGGGAAACCCATTACAAAACGCTTTTGAATTTTATTATGCGAAAAACCCCTTGATTAAATTACGGGGGGCGCTGGGTGGGTTGCGAGTAACTACTGCTTATTACACTGAATTGTGGCGTAATTTGGGTTTAATTAAGCGGGGATTGAGACGGGCGCAGAGGTATAATGCGGATGCGCGATCGATCGTTGGGGGCGGTGCAGTTAGTGTATTTTACGAACAGTTAGGGAAAAGCTTACCCAAAGGAACGATCGTTTCTGTCGGAGAAGGAGAAGCGCTGTTAGAAAAACTGTTGCGCGGACAAGATATTAGCGGAGAAAAGTGTTACGTTGTGGGAGAAAACGCACCACGCGAAAAGCTAATTCACGAAGCACCAGCTAACATTGAAAAAACTGCTTGCAACTACGATTACATCGAAAAAATTTGGCCAGAATTTCCATATTATCTTCAAGACAAAGACTTTTACATTGGCGTACAAACTAAACGCGGTTGTCCGCACAATTGTTGCTATTGCGTTTACACAGTAATTGAAGGTAAACAAGTCCGCATTAATCCAGCGGATGAAGTGGTAGCAGAAATGCGCCAATTGTACGATCGAGGAATTCGCAATTTTTGGTTTACCGATGCTCAGTTTATCCCTGCCCGTAAATTTATCGACGATGCCATTGAATTATTACAAAAAATCGTCGATTCTGGCATGAAAGATATTCATTGGGCAGCATACATCAGAGCCGACAATTTAACACCCAAATTGTGCGATTTGATGGTAAAAACGGGAATGAACTACTTTGAAATTGGTATTACTAGTGGTTCCCAAGAACTAGTGCGAAAAATGCGAATGGGATACAATCTTCGCACAGTATTACAAAATTGTCGTGACTTAAAAGCTGCTGGATTTAATGACTTAGTTTCAGTAAATTACTCCTTTAACGTCATCGATGAAACCCCAGAAACCATTCGCCAAACGATCGCTTACCATCGGGAATTAGAGCGAATTTTTGGCGCAGAAAAAGTCGAACCAGCCATATTTTTCATTGGGTTACAACCCCACACCCACTTAGAAGAATATGCCTTTGAAAACAACATCCTTAAACCAGGATACGATCCAATGAGCTTAATGCCTTGGACAGCCAAAAAACTTTTGTGGAACCCCGAACCACTAGGTTCATTCTTTGGTGAAGTTTGCTTACAAGCATGGCGACAAAACCCCGATGATTTTGGGCGAGAAGTCATGCGAATTTTAGAACAAAGACTCGGTTGCGCCGACTTAGAAACAGCATTAACCTCGCCAATTGAACGTACCGAAAAACCACTAGTCAAAGTCTAA
- a CDS encoding pentapeptide repeat-containing protein, translated as MDISAIRAGKVKQLPGANLEDEDLSGSNLKGVNLAGANLVGANLSGAKLEGAKLEGANLLSAQLIAADLRATLLGANLMQADLTGADLRGSNLRGANLMGAKLTQASFAGAFLSGANLMSVNLKGVDLRAADLRGVNLSGANLHGANLSQADLQGAILSNANLEEADLRGANLTGANLTGANLLCAELEDANLNAVNLVGVCLVGTSLEALTPPPQEVKIPLKIAEIEHSKIEE; from the coding sequence ATGGATATCTCAGCTATTCGCGCCGGAAAAGTTAAACAATTGCCTGGAGCAAACTTAGAAGACGAAGACCTTTCTGGCAGCAATTTAAAAGGAGTTAATCTTGCTGGTGCTAACTTAGTCGGGGCTAATTTAAGTGGTGCAAAATTAGAAGGTGCAAAATTAGAAGGCGCAAACTTATTAAGCGCCCAATTAATCGCAGCAGATTTAAGAGCAACTTTGTTAGGTGCTAACTTAATGCAAGCAGATTTAACTGGTGCTGACTTGCGGGGAAGTAACCTCAGAGGCGCAAATTTGATGGGAGCAAAATTAACCCAAGCATCGTTTGCTGGCGCTTTTTTAAGCGGTGCAAATTTGATGAGTGTAAATTTAAAAGGAGTAGATTTACGCGCTGCTGACTTGCGAGGAGTTAACCTTAGCGGTGCGAATTTACATGGGGCAAATTTGAGTCAAGCAGATTTACAAGGAGCGATTTTAAGTAATGCAAATTTGGAAGAAGCAGACTTAAGAGGAGCGAATTTAACCGGGGCAAATTTAACCGGGGCAAATTTACTTTGTGCTGAATTAGAAGATGCAAATTTAAACGCAGTTAATTTAGTCGGAGTTTGCTTAGTTGGTACTTCTTTAGAAGCATTAACTCCGCCACCACAGGAAGTAAAAATACCTTTGAAAATAGCAGAAATTGAGCATAGTAAGATAGAAGAGTAG
- a CDS encoding papain fold toxin domain-containing protein: MSELSKEEIFQEIGKIIANFTLYECDDCVIAIMQWFTENGIPGKIIKLKTKYNEDFILSERLERQGITEAVTINGRHYGVQVLGLVFDNISPMGMTLEDWQKDFHCPSEEFIIEHIDSL; this comes from the coding sequence GTGAGTGAGTTATCTAAAGAAGAAATTTTTCAGGAAATTGGCAAAATCATTGCTAATTTTACCCTTTATGAATGTGATGACTGTGTTATAGCGATAATGCAGTGGTTTACAGAAAATGGAATTCCGGGAAAGATTATTAAACTGAAGACCAAGTATAATGAAGATTTTATTCTGAGCGAACGCTTGGAACGTCAAGGAATTACAGAAGCAGTTACGATTAATGGAAGACATTACGGCGTGCAAGTTTTAGGTTTGGTATTTGATAATATTTCACCAATGGGGATGACTCTAGAGGATTGGCAGAAAGATTTTCATTGCCCTAGTGAAGAATTTATAATAGAACATATAGACAGTCTATAA
- a CDS encoding DUF1830 domain-containing protein gives MAQILDPLPPNYQNGIVCCYVNATSKIQVVRISNIPNWHFERVVFPGQRLVFESMPQGLLEVHTGMMASAILSDKIPCATLRVDMDLDLSEDEDPEMVTVNTAQSSEKELVKIQS, from the coding sequence ATGGCTCAAATTCTTGATCCCCTACCACCCAATTATCAAAATGGTATTGTTTGTTGCTATGTGAATGCAACCAGTAAAATACAGGTTGTACGGATTAGCAATATCCCTAATTGGCACTTTGAACGAGTAGTTTTTCCCGGACAAAGACTAGTTTTTGAATCAATGCCACAAGGCTTACTAGAAGTTCATACGGGTATGATGGCTAGCGCAATTTTGTCAGATAAAATACCTTGTGCAACTCTCCGCGTTGATATGGATCTAGACTTATCTGAAGATGAAGATCCAGAAATGGTAACAGTTAATACTGCTCAATCTTCAGAAAAGGAATTAGTAAAAATTCAAAGCTAA
- a CDS encoding histidine phosphatase family protein: MSQTVWIARHGNRLDFVNPDWFLTAEKRYDPPLSDDGLIQARQLGERLKGEKIAHIFASPFLRTVQTANQVAEILDLPIKVESGLSEWLNPDWMTEAPEKLSFAELQEKFPRIDPNYTSRVIAEYPETVDKMMARSAQTAKILVSEFTEDILLVGHGASVVGTSQGLVGGTPEINASLCCLVKIVRDDRQWVMELNGDTSHLSQTEKVIRFH, encoded by the coding sequence ATGTCACAAACCGTTTGGATTGCCCGTCACGGAAATCGTTTAGATTTCGTTAACCCTGATTGGTTTTTAACCGCAGAAAAACGTTATGATCCCCCGCTTTCAGATGATGGACTTATTCAAGCAAGGCAATTAGGAGAACGACTAAAAGGAGAAAAAATTGCTCATATTTTCGCTTCTCCCTTCTTAAGAACTGTCCAAACTGCTAATCAAGTTGCTGAAATTTTAGACTTACCAATAAAAGTAGAATCAGGGTTAAGTGAATGGTTAAATCCTGACTGGATGACAGAGGCACCAGAAAAACTTTCTTTTGCTGAATTGCAAGAAAAATTTCCCAGAATTGACCCAAATTATACCTCTAGAGTGATTGCTGAATACCCGGAAACTGTTGATAAAATGATGGCACGATCGGCCCAAACAGCAAAGATACTCGTATCTGAATTTACAGAGGATATCCTATTAGTAGGACATGGTGCTTCTGTTGTTGGAACGAGTCAAGGATTAGTCGGTGGAACACCAGAAATTAATGCTTCCTTGTGTTGTTTGGTGAAAATTGTCCGTGACGATCGACAATGGGTAATGGAACTCAATGGCGATACTTCCCATTTGAGTCAAACTGAAAAAGTAATCCGCTTTCACTAG
- a CDS encoding DICT sensory domain-containing protein has product MLQGSILQKLADAHKSSPRPLRFGVYYKNTLVALCHALEDSILTSNTSPLTITAFQRGKWYLQEADRYGDIAKKSQQIVIMASPDAGFAEHPTSQMSNVELVSLEAIDPVAQEWHLMILAPSYTAMVLCQELSPQDYGAQGVPAEDRERKFYGFWTFEPGLVLETVELAIAHIAKYNSELEQKLTAQVQEITTQAANAEQDNLGEIVSRVVDYLQTSQQDLSAEQLQTSHHEELDINLVSNELQAFVRMAQLMELANTGNPMATAEIAALSEVMGQLLDLPAWQIKRLRLAGLLHGLVPLGVTTVTGLDEAPCCPLEPSVQALRAMPRLQAIAHILTHQTEWWNGTGYPGGLAYDAIPLESRILGLLTNFEQRVNQLLKETETLTKEEALTKALMEFQSQTNERWDPKLVETLGLLVMGLQQGLDLQVIPPRVTTGMWLLDPEFANDVQTILQTNN; this is encoded by the coding sequence ATGCTACAAGGCTCAATTCTGCAAAAACTAGCCGATGCCCACAAATCCAGCCCCAGACCCCTGCGATTTGGAGTCTACTACAAAAACACGCTGGTTGCTCTCTGCCACGCCCTAGAAGACAGCATTTTAACCTCGAACACCTCCCCCCTCACGATCACCGCCTTTCAAAGGGGGAAATGGTATCTCCAAGAAGCAGACAGATATGGTGATATTGCCAAAAAATCGCAGCAAATTGTGATTATGGCATCGCCTGATGCTGGTTTTGCCGAACATCCAACTAGCCAGATGTCGAATGTGGAGTTGGTGAGTTTAGAAGCGATCGATCCTGTAGCCCAAGAATGGCATTTGATGATCTTAGCGCCTAGCTACACAGCGATGGTACTTTGTCAAGAACTATCCCCGCAAGATTATGGCGCACAAGGAGTACCAGCAGAAGATCGAGAACGGAAATTTTACGGGTTTTGGACATTTGAACCGGGGTTAGTGTTAGAAACGGTAGAATTAGCGATCGCGCACATCGCCAAATACAACTCAGAATTAGAGCAAAAATTAACCGCCCAAGTTCAAGAAATCACCACTCAAGCTGCTAATGCCGAACAGGATAATTTAGGAGAAATAGTTTCTCGCGTTGTTGATTACTTGCAAACAAGTCAACAAGATTTAAGCGCCGAACAATTACAAACTTCTCATCATGAAGAATTAGATATAAACTTAGTTTCCAATGAATTGCAAGCCTTTGTACGGATGGCGCAATTAATGGAATTAGCTAATACGGGAAACCCAATGGCGACAGCGGAAATAGCTGCTTTATCTGAAGTCATGGGACAACTTTTAGACCTTCCAGCGTGGCAAATAAAACGGTTAAGATTAGCGGGATTATTGCATGGTTTAGTACCTTTGGGAGTGACTACAGTTACAGGTTTAGATGAAGCGCCTTGTTGTCCTTTAGAACCTAGCGTACAAGCTTTACGAGCAATGCCAAGGTTGCAAGCGATCGCACACATCCTAACCCATCAAACCGAATGGTGGAATGGTACAGGTTATCCCGGTGGCTTAGCTTATGATGCGATACCACTAGAATCGCGGATTTTAGGATTATTAACCAACTTTGAACAGCGAGTTAATCAACTCTTAAAAGAAACAGAAACTCTGACTAAAGAAGAAGCTTTAACTAAAGCCTTGATGGAATTTCAATCCCAAACTAACGAACGTTGGGACCCGAAACTAGTCGAAACTTTAGGTTTATTAGTTATGGGTTTACAACAGGGACTAGACTTGCAAGTTATCCCACCAAGAGTAACAACTGGAATGTGGTTACTCGATCCCGAATTTGCTAATGACGTACAAACAATTTTACAAACTAACAATTAA
- a CDS encoding glucokinase, with protein MTLLLAGDIGGTKTILRLVEQPATGSMYNLDEAIYQSRDFPDLVPIVQKFLTAAAEHLGYVPQPEKACFAIAGPIVNNSVKLTNLVWFLDTERLQEELGIPKISLINDFVAVGYGILGLTESDLHTLQIGKYQPDSPIAVIGAGTGLGQAFLTPSGDSYQVFGTEGGHTDFAPRTELEFQMMKYLLEKHRVDRISVERVVSGMGILSIYQFLRDKKIASESPEIGEIIRQWEQEAGNTEKTVDPGAAIGKAALTKTDPLSEETLQIFVELYGAEAGNLALKLLPYGGLYVAGGIAAKILPLIKEGGFMSSFTNKGRMRTLLEKVPVHLVLNPQVGLIGAAICANRL; from the coding sequence ATGACTTTACTATTAGCAGGCGATATCGGTGGAACTAAGACAATTCTACGTTTGGTAGAACAGCCAGCAACAGGTTCAATGTACAACTTGGATGAAGCGATTTATCAGAGTCGAGATTTCCCCGATTTAGTGCCAATAGTACAGAAGTTTCTGACAGCAGCAGCAGAACATTTAGGTTACGTACCTCAGCCAGAAAAAGCGTGTTTTGCGATCGCAGGTCCGATCGTTAACAATAGTGTAAAACTAACTAATTTAGTTTGGTTTCTTGATACTGAACGTTTGCAAGAAGAATTAGGCATTCCCAAAATCAGTTTAATTAATGATTTTGTCGCTGTAGGTTATGGCATTTTAGGTTTAACAGAATCCGATTTACACACATTACAAATCGGCAAATATCAACCTGATTCACCGATCGCTGTCATAGGTGCAGGAACAGGTTTAGGACAGGCATTTTTAACCCCTTCAGGTGATAGCTATCAAGTGTTTGGTACAGAAGGCGGACACACTGATTTTGCACCACGCACAGAACTAGAATTTCAAATGATGAAATACCTGTTAGAAAAACACCGAGTTGACAGAATTTCTGTAGAACGGGTAGTTTCTGGTATGGGAATTTTATCGATTTATCAGTTTTTAAGAGACAAAAAAATTGCCAGTGAATCTCCCGAAATTGGGGAAATTATTAGACAATGGGAACAAGAAGCTGGAAACACTGAAAAAACAGTCGATCCAGGTGCGGCTATTGGCAAAGCTGCTTTAACAAAGACCGATCCATTAAGTGAAGAAACTCTGCAAATTTTTGTAGAACTTTATGGCGCAGAAGCAGGTAATTTAGCTCTCAAACTATTACCTTATGGAGGTCTTTACGTAGCGGGAGGTATTGCTGCTAAAATTCTGCCTCTGATTAAAGAGGGAGGTTTTATGAGTAGTTTTACTAACAAAGGTCGCATGAGAACATTACTGGAAAAAGTCCCAGTTCATCTGGTGTTAAATCCTCAAGTTGGGTTAATTGGTGCAGCAATTTGTGCTAATAGATTATAG
- a CDS encoding ABC transporter substrate-binding protein, with protein MICTRGKWLVLLFVIITLTSCTFARGNKSDITVTLSGWQSSPNESQLLRRILRDFEAEHPHIKVKYEVINQQYMDVIKTRLIGDTAPDVFYLDAFEAPLLMQNNVLEPLNRYIKDDFDLTDFVPTLLKAFKNQEKIYGLPKDFSNLALFYNQQAFQAAKLTKPPATWTELRQNSQKLTKDWNGDRRIDQYGLGIIPELSRQSFLIKTFGGTLINKNGYATFATPEGLKGLQLIVDLYRKYRTAAQPSDVGASTGSEMFGQGKAAMVIEGSWAIPYLKETFPKLKFATAELPTIAGKKGTMAYTVAYVMNKRTKHKDAAWKLIAFLTSKKGMKAWANQGLVLPSRQSVIAELGYDQNPLYAPFVAGADYATIWQAGETLPTVLMHFNNQFISALIGEQSLNEAMQRAQVSANREIAAAR; from the coding sequence ATGATTTGCACAAGGGGAAAATGGTTAGTTTTGCTTTTTGTAATTATAACCTTAACTAGCTGTACTTTTGCAAGGGGTAATAAATCAGATATTACGGTAACACTTAGCGGTTGGCAAAGCAGCCCTAATGAATCCCAGTTATTAAGGCGCATACTGCGAGATTTTGAGGCGGAACATCCTCATATTAAAGTTAAATACGAGGTAATTAATCAGCAATATATGGATGTGATTAAAACTCGTTTAATTGGTGATACAGCACCCGATGTATTTTACTTAGATGCTTTTGAAGCACCTTTATTAATGCAAAATAATGTTCTTGAACCATTAAATAGGTACATTAAAGATGACTTTGATTTAACTGACTTTGTTCCCACTTTATTAAAAGCTTTTAAAAATCAAGAAAAAATTTATGGTTTACCTAAAGATTTCTCTAATTTAGCTTTATTTTATAATCAGCAAGCATTTCAGGCGGCTAAATTAACTAAACCTCCTGCTACTTGGACAGAATTAAGACAGAATTCACAAAAACTTACAAAGGATTGGAATGGCGATCGCAGAATCGACCAATACGGTTTAGGAATTATTCCCGAACTATCCCGCCAATCTTTTCTAATTAAAACATTTGGGGGAACTTTAATTAATAAAAATGGTTATGCTACTTTTGCCACTCCCGAAGGTCTAAAAGGGTTACAATTAATCGTAGATTTATATCGCAAATATCGCACTGCTGCTCAACCTAGCGATGTCGGCGCTAGCACAGGTAGCGAAATGTTTGGACAAGGAAAAGCCGCTATGGTAATCGAAGGTAGTTGGGCAATTCCTTATTTAAAAGAAACTTTTCCTAAGTTAAAATTTGCTACTGCTGAACTGCCCACAATTGCTGGGAAAAAAGGTACAATGGCTTACACCGTTGCTTATGTGATGAATAAACGAACTAAGCATAAAGATGCCGCTTGGAAATTGATTGCTTTTTTAACTAGTAAAAAAGGGATGAAAGCCTGGGCAAATCAAGGTTTGGTTTTGCCGAGTCGTCAGTCTGTAATTGCAGAATTGGGATACGATCAAAACCCTTTGTATGCGCCGTTTGTGGCTGGGGCTGATTATGCTACAATTTGGCAAGCGGGGGAGACTTTACCGACGGTTTTGATGCACTTTAATAATCAGTTTATTAGTGCTTTAATTGGTGAGCAAAGTTTGAATGAGGCGATGCAAAGAGCGCAGGTTTCTGCTAATCGGGAAATAGCGGCGGCTAGGTGA
- a CDS encoding GIY-YIG nuclease family protein: protein MVLKSLIGSDKFSDAEIMSKGSIYILQNPAFRENMLKIGRTEGDIQKRAKQLFTTGVPDEFIICYEEDVPDCVLAERLIHKKLSNYRYKKNREFFVIPLTEAVSKVQTVTQRELYEHHLKKYSWHFLKENMTMRWFCHQQDFILVTRYQNPLISNELGIVDLWNCEYGDQFILTNRPCDDPSELASDRAIQGFLTDVFDLYPGDRIAWIGKTRDESSKAPKFYILSILDCLAYAKLARCPKDFVQSPYGFSIPSSDTFWFSEQQHPGLSVLQEAISKIKEMGIPRTWGNPDMNLF from the coding sequence TTGGTACTAAAATCTTTGATTGGCTCAGATAAATTTAGTGATGCAGAAATTATGTCAAAAGGTTCTATCTATATTCTTCAAAATCCTGCCTTTCGGGAAAATATGCTAAAAATTGGTCGAACAGAAGGAGATATTCAAAAAAGAGCTAAACAGCTTTTTACAACTGGTGTACCAGATGAGTTTATTATTTGTTACGAAGAAGATGTACCTGATTGCGTATTAGCTGAAAGGCTTATTCATAAAAAACTCAGTAATTACCGCTATAAAAAAAATAGAGAATTTTTTGTCATCCCTCTAACGGAAGCTGTATCAAAAGTTCAAACTGTAACTCAAAGAGAGCTTTATGAACATCATCTAAAAAAATATTCTTGGCATTTTTTAAAAGAAAATATGACAATGCGATGGTTTTGTCATCAGCAAGACTTTATTCTTGTGACTAGATACCAAAATCCTCTCATTTCAAATGAATTAGGAATTGTCGATTTGTGGAACTGTGAATACGGCGATCAGTTTATATTAACCAACCGTCCCTGCGATGATCCTTCAGAACTAGCATCAGATCGAGCTATTCAAGGATTTTTAACAGATGTTTTTGATCTCTATCCAGGAGACAGAATAGCTTGGATTGGAAAAACTAGAGATGAGTCTAGCAAAGCTCCGAAATTTTATATACTCAGCATTTTAGATTGCTTGGCTTATGCCAAACTAGCCAGATGTCCAAAAGACTTTGTTCAATCGCCTTATGGCTTTTCAATACCTAGTAGCGATACTTTTTGGTTTTCCGAACAACAACATCCCGGACTTTCAGTTTTGCAGGAAGCAATTTCCAAGATTAAGGAAATGGGGATTCCTCGTACATGGGGAAATCCAGACATGAATTTGTTTTAA
- a CDS encoding ABC transporter ATP-binding protein yields MSASPDKQLQVSQVSLAATVGMGFLLQDISFEVLAGERVAIVGPSGAGKTSLLRLLNRLNEASSGKILLENQDIRQIPPTQLRQQVILVLQEAKLLGMTVQEAISYPLVLRRFPATQIKERLIYWMERLHIPQDWLNRTEIQLSVGQRQLIAIARALVIQPKILLLDEPTSALDSGRASYLIEVLTQISQEFGTTILMVNHQLELAAQFSTKVLHLQQGKLMECTASEKLDWQQLRQTFLELEKQAAEEW; encoded by the coding sequence ATGAGCGCATCACCAGATAAACAATTACAAGTTTCCCAAGTCAGTTTAGCGGCGACGGTGGGGATGGGTTTTTTGCTTCAGGATATCTCTTTTGAGGTATTAGCAGGGGAAAGAGTTGCGATAGTTGGGCCTTCTGGTGCGGGGAAAACTTCGCTGTTACGGTTGTTAAACCGCTTAAATGAGGCGAGTAGTGGCAAGATTTTGCTGGAAAATCAGGATATTCGGCAAATACCGCCGACTCAGCTGCGTCAGCAAGTAATTTTGGTTTTGCAAGAGGCGAAACTTTTGGGAATGACGGTACAGGAGGCGATAAGTTATCCTTTGGTGTTGCGGCGTTTTCCGGCGACGCAGATTAAGGAACGGCTAATTTATTGGATGGAGAGGTTGCATATTCCTCAAGATTGGCTAAATCGCACGGAAATCCAACTTTCAGTGGGACAAAGGCAACTAATTGCGATCGCTCGTGCCTTAGTCATCCAACCTAAAATTTTACTCCTAGATGAGCCGACTTCAGCTTTAGATTCCGGTCGTGCATCCTACTTAATTGAAGTACTCACCCAAATATCTCAGGAATTTGGGACGACAATCCTCATGGTTAATCATCAATTAGAATTAGCAGCACAATTTTCCACCAAGGTTTTACATTTACAGCAGGGAAAATTGATGGAATGTACTGCTTCTGAGAAACTTGATTGGCAACAACTGCGCCAAACTTTTCTTGAGTTGGAAAAACAAGCAGCAGAAGAATGGTGA
- a CDS encoding endonuclease NucS domain-containing protein, whose amino-acid sequence MLDLVSLRKTGTSWEFASEAALEDFVCLNLSQLFGLTPLKRQYSVDGQFCDILALGENQELVVLELKNTEDRYVVQQLTRYYHALREEKAFSEKINDEKPVRLIAVAPSFHRDNFTDRKYHHLSIEFWQFMVLAESEKFYLQLKNMENEQVTKLEIPFQEKETNDDIPEPPRAFLKLLLNCNELEKQEILNIRRKILSFDRRMQEIASTGNIKYGKGEKLCAELRFDSKTNQPVLFLWLHLISQRPSCARAKIWTDWKTISHIGYVKEGLGRVKTLEEWKKTLGIDQSADILCKYGYGQKNSLVAMRIETYKDQLKHYRSDLTTIDQYENLEVLIYSCLEHWQKKL is encoded by the coding sequence ATGTTAGATTTAGTTAGCTTAAGAAAAACTGGTACAAGTTGGGAATTTGCCAGCGAAGCAGCTTTGGAAGATTTTGTCTGCTTGAATTTATCTCAGTTGTTTGGGTTAACTCCCCTCAAGCGGCAATATTCTGTAGATGGGCAATTTTGCGATATTTTAGCTTTGGGCGAAAATCAAGAGTTGGTAGTTTTGGAATTAAAGAATACTGAGGATCGATATGTTGTGCAACAGCTAACTAGATATTATCACGCTTTGCGCGAAGAAAAGGCTTTTAGCGAGAAAATTAATGATGAAAAACCTGTGCGTTTGATTGCTGTTGCACCAAGTTTTCATAGAGATAATTTTACTGACAGGAAATATCATCATTTATCTATTGAATTTTGGCAATTTATGGTTTTGGCAGAGTCAGAAAAGTTCTATCTTCAGTTGAAAAATATGGAGAATGAGCAAGTTACAAAATTAGAGATTCCTTTCCAAGAAAAGGAAACTAATGATGATATACCTGAGCCTCCAAGGGCGTTTTTAAAACTACTGCTTAATTGTAATGAATTAGAAAAACAAGAAATTTTAAATATTCGACGTAAAATTCTCAGCTTCGATCGCCGTATGCAGGAAATAGCTAGTACTGGAAATATCAAGTATGGCAAAGGTGAAAAATTATGTGCCGAATTGCGTTTTGATAGTAAAACAAATCAGCCTGTTTTGTTCCTTTGGTTACATCTGATCAGCCAAAGACCAAGCTGCGCTAGAGCAAAAATTTGGACTGATTGGAAAACCATTTCACACATTGGTTATGTAAAGGAAGGATTGGGCAGAGTTAAAACTTTAGAAGAGTGGAAAAAGACTTTGGGCATCGATCAATCGGCGGATATTCTATGTAAGTATGGCTACGGACAAAAAAATTCATTAGTCGCTATGAGAATAGAGACTTACAAAGATCAACTAAAACATTACAGAAGCGATCTAACCACTATAGACCAGTATGAAAATTTAGAAGTTCTAATTTACTCATGCTTAGAACACTGGCAGAAAAAGCTATAA
- a CDS encoding DUF4079 domain-containing protein — protein sequence MNLPDFIWLWKIAAWSMGLAIAAYWLLGMTGFWMFYTRLFRQQRPDWLRPFHYLIGGLMVALVLLLLAIGIIGTLGHYGSLGHSSHLPVGITVVALVLVSAISATQISPRRPWVRYLHIGSNIVLLIGFLLVTLTGWSVVQKYLP from the coding sequence TTGAATTTACCTGATTTTATTTGGTTGTGGAAAATTGCCGCTTGGTCAATGGGGTTGGCTATAGCAGCCTATTGGTTGCTGGGGATGACCGGATTTTGGATGTTTTATACTCGTTTATTTAGGCAACAGCGTCCTGATTGGTTGCGACCATTTCATTACCTGATAGGTGGTTTAATGGTCGCTTTGGTTTTATTATTGTTAGCGATCGGCATTATCGGCACTTTAGGTCACTACGGTAGCTTAGGTCATTCGTCACACTTACCCGTAGGTATAACAGTCGTCGCCTTAGTTTTAGTTTCAGCTATCAGTGCTACTCAAATTAGCCCTCGTAGACCTTGGGTAAGATATCTTCATATTGGTAGTAACATTGTGCTACTAATAGGATTCCTGTTAGTCACTCTGACGGGCTGGAGTGTAGTACAAAAGTATTTACCTTAG